In candidate division KSB1 bacterium, a genomic segment contains:
- a CDS encoding DUF885 domain-containing protein produces FLDGKSPGVFYTPNPDVTKYNTYSDESLFLHEAIPGHHYQISLTQENEDLPKFRKTIWNSAYGEGWALYAESLGKELGLYTDPYQYFGMLGAEMHRAIRLVVDTGIHAKGWTREEAIQYSLDNEAESEAGIISEIERYMANPGQALSYKIGQLKIRELRSKAEKELGDKFDIRQFHNQVLETGCVPLAILEDKINNWIATYK; encoded by the coding sequence GATTTTTAGATGGGAAAAGCCCCGGTGTTTTCTATACACCCAATCCAGATGTAACAAAATATAATACCTACTCGGATGAGTCCCTGTTTTTACACGAAGCCATTCCCGGTCATCATTACCAGATTTCGTTGACCCAAGAAAATGAAGACTTACCAAAGTTTAGAAAAACCATCTGGAATAGTGCTTATGGCGAAGGTTGGGCATTATATGCCGAATCGCTAGGAAAGGAGTTAGGTTTATATACCGATCCATACCAATATTTCGGAATGTTAGGCGCCGAGATGCATCGTGCGATTCGTTTGGTGGTCGATACGGGAATTCATGCTAAAGGTTGGACCAGAGAGGAAGCCATTCAATACTCCCTGGATAACGAAGCTGAAAGCGAAGCGGGTATCATTTCGGAAATTGAACGCTATATGGCAAACCCGGGTCAAGCCTTATCGTATAAAATCGGCCAATTAAAAATCAGGGAATTACGCAGCAAAGCCGAAAAAGAACTCGGTGATAAATTTGACATTCGCCAATTCCATAATCAAGTATTGGAAACAGGTTGCGTACCCTTGGCAATTTTGGAAGACAAAATAAATAATTGGATTGCCACTTATAAATAA